atatgaTCAGAGAAGCTGATCAATCTGTTTTGATGGAAAcaaatattctaaaataaaaattattaaactcTCTTAAAAAAGATATTGCAGGAATTCTGATAGCATATGCAGTTACACAAAAGGGGATGGAAGAGGTCAACTAAGTTAAGTCTTGTATCAAGTTTGATCTGATAATAGGAGGAGTATTAAATAAAGTGGTAGATAATGAGGGTGTCACTACCTAGCTCAGGAAGATCTTCAGGTAGACAAGAATGCAACAAGATACtctttttcaaaatcaaattttaaCATCTTCTTTCAGAATAAGCACACTTTGAATACATGCACAAACAGTAAGGAATCCGAAGCTGCGGGTCTCACTGAATTCAGTATTTATAAACACTTACTTTCAGTTAACTCACATTTAACAGCTTTACTGAGCTGATGTGCTTTCCTGAGCTCATACTCAGAAGCAGATGCATCTCCAAAACATTTAAACCTCAGGTTGCAATCGTCTAATGAAATGACCCTTGTTTTCATAAACATAAAAGTACCAAGTTGAGAAAGATAACAGAGTTGCATTCTACTCATAGGTTTTCTACCTCTGTTGAACTAACAAACTGTTCAAGAAACTTACAAAAAGTGCATTACCTATCTTCCAGCTTAGAAGTAACTCGCTGTAGGATCTGTGTGGCCTGCTTGTGGTACTCCAGCTGGGCTTGCACAAGAGCAGAAAGCTGGCTCACTTGTTCAATCTGAGGATTGACATTAAAACATCGGATCTTAGGTGAATACTAACATCTCAGGCAATAGAGAATAAGGACCATGGTccactgcaaaggcagtttTACTTATCTCTCTAAAAACTTGAATCATCTTTGTAGTTAGCAGTAAATATTTACATATCAGTCTTTATTCATTACCACGTCTGGTTATGACCTGATCTGGAATGGTAACTGCAACTCTTCTCCGCTGATCATCTCTCCATGGCTGGTTTGCATGAACAGCAGCCTACAGACCTACCACATTCAGCAAACACTATGAAAGTAAAAACGAGACTGTAATGAGAGTATAGTAcaccttctccctccctgcctttgaAGGGCGCAGAACCACAGGAACTATGGTCATGCTTCTGTTGTATTCTGACCTGTGAAGCAGACCAGAATGGAAAGAGACTATGTACTCTGGGATGCAGAATATTTGTAGTGAAGGCAGAGAGCATTCCActtcatgaggggaaaaaaacacccaaaacccCACTTGTGGGCAACACAAGTGCTAGCAGTTTCCATCATGCACAGTGCCTCAATGGTGTAATGTTGCCCAGCACTGTCTGCACACATGGGGACTACAAGGACTAAAACTACAAACTTGttatatttctttcatttcagtgcAGCTATATTTAATTCCTATGCAAATATTAAGTTCTATAAGCAAATATATTCAGGTTTGTTATAGCTCCTCTACAGCAATCTGATAACAAAATGAGGAGTTAGATAAGGTGTGCACTTAAATCAAGTAATTCACATCAACAGAAATCCTTAATTTTCTTTGGCTACATATTCTACAAGACAGACTTCAGCTGACATGTTATAGAGATGCTTTTTATTGCTTAATTTTACAATTTCAACATTAATTATAAACAGAACATTAGATAAACCTAGTAAATGCTCAATCCTAGCTAGTCTATAGCAAAACATATTCTGCAGAGTCAGATAGAGACAGTCACAGTAACTTTGAGTTTTCTATTCACAACTGCATCTGATTACAACAGACACCATGGGGTTGTGAGTTCATAATTTCTGATATTTACAATCCTCTCAGCAGCTCACACACTTGAGCAAAAGCCTTGGCACAAACCCTACAGCTACAAGTAAGAGTAATTAGCTGTATTTACATGATACTAAGAAGAAAGATACTTTGGTTTTGTAATTAAAGCTTTGCAGTTAGGAAGCACAACAACGCTACAGAGGACTTATGTTCTTTAGCTCAGTTATCTATAAAATACCTAAGAAATAGGTCCTACATGAACATGCTGTACATTACTATAGCTTCTGATCCTCTCACTGTGTCCAACAAGGAGGAAAGTGCTTCCACTATCTTTCTAAGACTCTGGTCAAAGATTAACAAAGGTTATCTCACATCCATCTCCAGAAGGTTGAACATGCTTGACTCAGCAATTTCTTTTGATTCATCAAATTTCTCCAGAGCTTGGCGAAGTTCTTCATCAGGGAGCTTGCcctgtcttttcttcttgtaaTCAAAATCCAGGCGTCGACCCTCCATTTTCTTCAGGTGatgctaaaaaaaccaaaacacaaatgcAAGCACAGTGTAAAGGATTTTCCCTGTTACTGCATTGTAAGGAGGTAGTCCTGCACACTTGCAGGCATACGCTGTTTGTTGTCTATCAACCCTTCCCCAGagaagagaaacacagaataatGAAATAGGTGGATTTATGTATCATTTAAGAAGCAATGATCTAAGTGACAGACCAACTCTAATAAAAGGCCATGCAGAATGGACAACTTCAATTGCCATCTGTATTAAAGATATGCATGTTTCTTGCTCTTTAATGAAGAATTACCTGAGCACtatgtttttttccctagatGTTCAggagaaaattcttttaaaagcagaatttagtACATTTTTGTCTGTGTGACAGCACTCATAAacaaagcaacacagaaaatatttttaataatttctacCAGACCACTAAATTATCTTAAGATTTTCTTATACTGAAGATTTTCTAGATTGTTAACTGAGGTAACATTCATGTTTATCTGTTTAGCAGCTGCCACATCCAACTGGCCAAAAGTTAATGCTACCGGCATGACCATGGTTACTTGAGGCGTTTACTTTCTCCCAGAAGAATCAATTTGTCATCGACTGTGATATAACTACCAATTTTCTAAAGTACATCAAACAGTCCAAGATATCTTTCATCCACATATATTTAATAGTATTAAAGCCTTACTGAGCTGAGAACAGCAGCTACTTAGGCCAATAAGCATTTGCCATACACTAGAAAATGGAATGTAAACATTGGTACATCTATTTTGTGAAACGAGCTTTCAAATGGTAAGCTTAGAGTACTGTGTTCATGCCTGCATAAGACTGAAAATTCTACCATCCAAAAATGTTCAAATTTTGATCTTTCCCTTTCTAAACCATCAACAAGAGACACAGAATTGAAATGTAAAATTCAAgccaaaagagacaaaaatcaAGTCTCTTCAAACCTGAGTGCCCCATTTTAAACTACACAACTAATAAAAATTCTGAATATATAGACAGTCCACACATTTGGCattattaaaatactgcattgATGGAAATACCTGTATTTCTCTCAGATCTTTGTCATGGAGATTCTGAAGTGGGTCAATGAAGTTTTGCTTTACTTCCATATCTAAAGAGTCCTTGACTTCAGAAAGCTCCTTCATAGCTTCTCCTACATCAACAAGTGCTGGTCCTGAAAGAAAAGATGCAGTTTTCCTCAAATTAACCTAGTTTTGAATCACCATAGAATGAAGCTGACTCATGGAAACTTCACGGAAAATTCAGTTAGTATTTCATTTTAAGTCTGAAGTTTAGGAAAGAAACAGAGGATGATGCACTATGTGAAAGAGCAATATAGATTTTACACCACTGCAGCCACCAGAGTTCATGCCTTGTAATACAGCTGAATTTGTGGTTCCATGCTGTGTCAAGACAGCTTCCTCCACATCCCTTGTTGTCCATTTATTCCTCATTCTGTTGAAACAAACATGCTGGAAGAGATTTAACTGTATTTTCTCAGTGGTACCATCACTACATTgcatttaaaatagttttaattcAAGCCTAAGTCTCCCCGTTTCTATCAGTGAGACTGGTGACAGTATCAAATGTAAAAATTCTTAACAATTTCACagattgttttttttaatgaaaggttTTTTTGATGAGACTATAGACTTCATAGTATTACTATATTTGGGAGGTCTACTACATAGACTACTCAAGTGTAGGTGTTTGAAGCTCATAAACTTCAATAACCCTAATTAGCTGCCTTTTGAGATTTCCTCCAGGATTAACTTGAGGGCCACAAAAATTACCATTCTGTTTTACTTCTGCTGCataagaagaaaagcaagaagcTCAAACATACCCTCTTGGTTTGAGGTATAGGTTAGggataaaaaaaatccactttgaAGTAGTACGAAGGGTCTGAAAACCAAAAGAGCTTTGTCTCCCAAGCAGTGGATGCCAGCAATGCACTGTGAAATGAGAGAGCCTTCCAGATTTGGACAAAGACTGACAAATAGCCATAATAGCTGCTATTAGTTAAGAATGTGAAAATAATTGCTGTATCTGTTCTGCTGCATGTTAGTGCAGCTATCACAGAATATACAGCAATTTGCAGAAACTAGATTATAtttgttcattttccttttaaaaatatgtttgaaattTAGCAAATGAGAGGcaacccattaaaaaaaatcagtagtaTTTAGCACAAATCAAACTACATCTGTCAAGCTAACTAGTGAATTACATAAAACAAGTAAGAAAGTACTTTTTTCCATTCCAAATGTCAGGAAAACAGTTTTATGATGGTTCAAATAGAGAATAGGAGTTTCACAGTCCAATTTGAGGGTCCTGTGTGTTGTCATGTAGAAATGGCCACAGAGAAGTCCAAACAAGCCAGAAAGACAAAATATGCTGTTGTGAATGTCATCTTTTTATAACCAGAACTCTACTGCTGAACAAAGTTTTAAGAGTCAGTTTAACATTTGTAACTCAGCTGTAAACTCATTTGGGCTTGGAGGGAGGAGCAATTAACAGATAAGACAGGAGTGTTCACATTGCCTTAAAATGTGGAATTTGGTCAGAAAAAAAGGCCAAAGCCTATTAAAAATCTCTTGGCTTTTATTCCTTGCTTGCAATGAAGACAATAACAGTTTAACGATTCTGAGGGCAAAGAGGCTTTGGTCTGTATATGCAGAGACAACAACACAGTTTCTGTACATGGATGTATTTCATCCCAACACAGTCACAGTATCACAATTTATGATAGAGAGCTAAAGCCTATCTGGTTATTGGTACAAATGGAAACAATTTGACTTTCATTTATGAGGAAAAATTCTCTAGTCCAAATCTTCAAAAGATACTCAAAACAGGCCTAGACCAAACTTAAAGTCTGATGAAGCAGAACTCTAATGCTTCTTGCAGAAGTTCTTCCTCTATAAGAGTGCAGCCCTTTAATAGTGAAAGCTATATGAAATTTTACTACCATTTTTATTACATTATAATGGAAAAGGAAGTAAACAAATTACCAAAGTTGCATTCTTCACCAAGTTCTCGGCCAAATTTCAGCATCGCATCTGCCAGCAAGGCTTCTGCTTGAGGGTAGCCTGGTCCCTTTTCCTGGCCTCGAATTTTTGACATAGTGTTGATCATGCTGAGTTTAGCTCTGGAAGCTGAAGGAGGCAAGTGACAGATGTTACAAACATGCTATTGTTTGCCTACACAGGCATAAATGCATTCTTGTGTTTACATTTATGTGAGTGACTTAAAATGTACTTTAAACCTACATAGGTTTAGGACTAAGCCCTGTTTTTCATTAGTTCTTCTTAGAGCAAAGGAATGAAATGTTGTTGGTCattaccatttttattttgttggcaGACTAGAGAGGAGTC
This genomic stretch from Corvus hawaiiensis isolate bCorHaw1 chromosome Z, bCorHaw1.pri.cur, whole genome shotgun sequence harbors:
- the SH3GL2 gene encoding endophilin-A1, with translation MSVAGLKKQFHKATQKVSEKVGGAEGTKLDDDFKEMERKVDVTSRAVMEIMAKTIEYLQPNPASRAKLSMINTMSKIRGQEKGPGYPQAEALLADAMLKFGRELGEECNFGPALVDVGEAMKELSEVKDSLDMEVKQNFIDPLQNLHDKDLREIQHHLKKMEGRRLDFDYKKKRQGKLPDEELRQALEKFDESKEIAESSMFNLLEMDIEQVSQLSALVQAQLEYHKQATQILQRVTSKLEDRIKEASSQPRREYQPKPRMSLDFSTGDNTQHNGGISHATTPKPSGVHMDQPCCRALYDFEPENEGELGFKEGDIITLTNQIDENWYEGMLHGQSGFFPINYVDILVPLPN